The proteins below are encoded in one region of Arenibacter algicola:
- a CDS encoding GNAT family N-acetyltransferase, with the protein MGPYKTFETERLIIKPTLEEDAAFIFELFNSPKWLRNIGDRNITSPDMAKEYILTKMQPQLERLGFSNYTLIRKTDKVKIGCCGLYDREGLEGIDIGFAFLPEYEGKGYAYEAADKLKNVAFNELGLHAISAITSKHNVSSQRLLEKLGLALAGTTILPNNDEELLVYKIEK; encoded by the coding sequence ATGGGGCCGTATAAAACGTTTGAAACAGAAAGGTTAATCATAAAACCCACCTTAGAAGAGGACGCTGCATTTATTTTTGAGCTGTTCAATAGTCCCAAATGGCTTAGGAACATTGGAGACAGAAATATCACCTCACCAGACATGGCAAAAGAGTATATCCTAACTAAAATGCAGCCACAACTGGAACGACTTGGATTTTCCAATTATACCCTCATAAGAAAAACGGACAAGGTAAAAATTGGATGTTGTGGATTATATGATAGGGAGGGATTGGAAGGCATCGATATTGGTTTTGCCTTTTTACCGGAATATGAAGGAAAAGGTTATGCTTATGAAGCTGCCGACAAATTAAAAAATGTTGCCTTCAACGAATTAGGTCTCCATGCCATTAGTGCCATCACCTCCAAACACAATGTTTCCTCCCAAAGACTTTTGGAAAAACTTGGTCTGGCATTAGCGGGAACAACAATACTTCCTAACAATGATGAAGAATTGCTCGTATATAAAATTGAAAAATAA
- a CDS encoding DUF2975 domain-containing protein: MKHSSTLFLQGVIALFGIAALAIMIRIPLTEGRAANLDLFSIYSDPFILFGFAASIPFFIALYKAFKLFGYIRQNKAFTINSVRTLRSIKYCAIILGLAIVMAGVYIKIFHNKDDDPAGFLAICIATTFVSLAVATAAAVFEKIFQNGVDIKLENEQLYEQSK, from the coding sequence ATGAAACATAGCTCAACATTATTCCTTCAGGGAGTCATTGCGCTCTTTGGGATTGCGGCATTGGCCATTATGATTCGGATTCCCCTGACCGAGGGTAGGGCCGCAAACTTAGATCTGTTCAGCATATACTCTGATCCGTTTATCCTATTTGGCTTTGCCGCGTCTATCCCTTTTTTTATTGCGCTGTATAAGGCGTTCAAATTATTCGGATATATCCGACAAAATAAAGCATTCACAATAAACTCGGTGAGGACTTTAAGGAGTATTAAATATTGCGCAATCATACTAGGCCTCGCAATTGTAATGGCAGGTGTATATATAAAGATATTTCATAATAAAGATGACGACCCTGCGGGTTTTCTTGCCATATGTATTGCAACAACTTTTGTTTCTCTGGCAGTTGCTACAGCCGCAGCAGTGTTTGAAAAAATCTTTCAAAATGGAGTGGACATAAAATTAGAAAATGAACAGCTATATGAACAGTCAAAATAA
- a CDS encoding DUF1829 domain-containing protein — protein MNWVNTYVDEYYNWLREKTFIQQGATTDWFLISTPFMGAFNDSIEIYAKRNGDQLTLSDNGETMANLELQGLHIQGSKRRRDLLDSILLNYGLQSINNELLIETNLEKFSQSKHNFLSAIIEVNDLYVLSNNNVASIFKEDVRNYLDSQDIIYTPDFISKGATGLEFNFDFQIAQKNKEIVIKSFNTVNKQNLSTFLFSWEDIKPVREKSTKKDVRAIAVINDSEKNVKNEFLDALKSKNANYILWSERDTRSNKELLVA, from the coding sequence GTGAATTGGGTAAATACATACGTAGATGAATATTACAATTGGTTAAGAGAAAAAACTTTTATCCAACAAGGCGCTACTACGGATTGGTTTCTTATTAGCACCCCTTTTATGGGTGCTTTTAACGACTCAATAGAAATATATGCAAAAAGAAATGGGGACCAATTAACTCTAAGTGATAATGGAGAAACAATGGCTAACCTTGAATTACAAGGACTTCATATTCAAGGGTCAAAAAGGAGAAGGGATTTGTTGGACTCAATACTCCTTAATTATGGTCTACAATCAATAAACAATGAACTTCTGATAGAAACAAATCTTGAAAAATTTTCACAGTCGAAGCATAATTTTTTGTCAGCAATTATTGAGGTAAATGACCTTTATGTTTTGTCCAATAATAATGTTGCATCTATTTTTAAAGAAGATGTAAGAAATTATCTTGATTCACAGGATATTATTTACACCCCCGATTTCATTTCAAAAGGAGCAACCGGATTAGAATTTAATTTTGATTTTCAGATAGCTCAGAAGAATAAAGAAATTGTAATTAAATCATTTAATACAGTTAACAAACAGAATTTATCTACTTTTCTATTCTCCTGGGAAGACATTAAACCTGTTCGCGAAAAGTCTACTAAAAAAGATGTTCGAGCTATAGCAGTTATAAATGATTCTGAAAAGAATGTGAAAAATGAATTTTTGGACGCCCTAAAATCAAAAAATGCGAATTATATTTTATGGTCAGAGAGGGACACTAGAAGTAATAAGGAACTGCTTGTCGCATAA
- a CDS encoding DUF6978 family protein: MTNQEAEYLMKLEKVLSDPNQIIDLGNKKNRLDLISYQDSERNFWVELTSNQKIILKTSIHHLESNTFVGLLRIDYKGTHQNPEGIKDTLPEYLKPYAGKWFSLDEHHMHVFVEGYKPLAWAIPLADIDFPVKEINDSSDLSDLITNFARLINLKTLINVQQAIL; encoded by the coding sequence TTGACCAATCAAGAAGCAGAATATTTGATGAAATTGGAAAAAGTCTTGTCCGACCCAAATCAAATAATTGACCTAGGAAATAAGAAAAATAGATTGGACTTGATTTCATATCAGGATTCTGAGAGAAATTTTTGGGTAGAATTGACTTCTAATCAAAAAATAATCCTAAAAACATCTATTCATCACCTTGAGAGCAACACTTTTGTTGGGCTTTTACGAATAGATTACAAAGGCACTCATCAAAATCCAGAAGGGATTAAGGACACGCTACCTGAATATCTAAAACCTTATGCTGGAAAGTGGTTCTCTCTCGATGAACACCACATGCACGTGTTTGTTGAAGGTTATAAACCTCTGGCATGGGCTATACCATTGGCTGATATTGATTTTCCAGTTAAAGAAATAAATGATTCATCAGACTTGTCTGATTTAATAACTAATTTCGCAAGACTAATAAATCTCAAAACTCTGATTAACGTTCAACAGGCAATATTGTGA
- a CDS encoding DinB family protein, translating to MSTKKAIEGLNLEQSNWRDSTENHSIGELTSHLIFWNEMNLKAFKGEKVSEFNDNNKETFKINNGQDWQYAIKKLDSIQTEWERLTENATEEQIMEWSAEIANMASHTAYHTGQIVYIRKRNGWWN from the coding sequence GTGTCAACAAAAAAGGCAATTGAAGGACTTAACCTTGAGCAATCCAATTGGAGAGACAGCACGGAAAACCATTCAATAGGAGAATTAACTTCCCATTTGATTTTTTGGAACGAGATGAACCTTAAAGCATTTAAAGGAGAAAAAGTCTCCGAATTTAATGACAACAACAAAGAAACATTCAAAATAAACAATGGGCAGGACTGGCAATATGCCATAAAAAAATTGGATAGTATTCAAACCGAATGGGAACGATTGACCGAAAACGCAACGGAGGAACAAATTATGGAATGGAGTGCGGAAATAGCAAATATGGCATCCCACACCGCCTATCATACAGGTCAAATTGTTTACATTAGGAAAAGAAATGGTTGGTGGAACTGA
- a CDS encoding pyruvate kinase, whose protein sequence is MDLQKLERELETIYESLLKQESTADSIAASVHPQYRSSAKNLYRYLLLRSVDIRKLQSDLSELGISSLGTGAGYVYENISNALKLVKLLNGKTWERDTDLEALGYTGSKHLLMDHANDLFASDRGERDTEIMVTMPDEAATDKKLLKKLHSAGMGTARLNLSHGSEALWKKILGKIKAVSKDSAAPIHIYMDLPGPKIRISNIYLKKVSQKTLDTVSSVKIGKGDKLLLIKHNSPYLSGKHKKISLPEETILVEVSLSQIIDDLKKGQAVFFDDGAIEAKVVSLDEETASLLVRKSHKKKLRPGKGINLPTTHLNLPSLTPEDVQLLPFISAHADLMGYSFVRNAKDVAILYEELDKLGDMDTGVVFKIENRAAFENLPSILFSAMKRPKIGVMIARGDLAVEIGFERISEVQNQILWLCEAAQIPVIWATQVLDTMAKKGMATRAEISDATISAQAECVMLNKGPFIVEATKTLKNVLERMEAHSQKSKNTLRALKVAKTGLKNIHKDFPMK, encoded by the coding sequence ATGGACCTTCAAAAACTGGAACGGGAACTCGAAACAATTTACGAATCACTTTTAAAACAGGAGTCCACCGCGGATAGCATAGCCGCTTCGGTTCATCCACAATATAGGTCAAGTGCCAAGAACCTATATCGCTATTTACTGCTCCGCAGTGTGGACATCCGCAAATTACAGAGCGACCTATCCGAATTGGGGATATCCTCATTGGGCACAGGGGCCGGATACGTTTATGAAAATATCTCCAACGCCCTTAAATTGGTCAAATTACTGAACGGAAAAACTTGGGAAAGGGATACCGACCTCGAAGCCCTTGGGTATACAGGAAGCAAGCATTTATTGATGGATCATGCCAATGACCTCTTTGCCTCCGATCGTGGGGAAAGGGACACCGAAATAATGGTCACTATGCCCGATGAAGCTGCTACCGACAAAAAACTACTTAAAAAATTGCATTCTGCAGGTATGGGCACTGCCCGTTTAAATCTCAGTCATGGGAGTGAAGCGCTTTGGAAAAAAATCCTAGGTAAAATAAAAGCCGTTTCCAAAGATAGTGCGGCCCCTATCCATATTTATATGGACCTACCAGGGCCAAAAATTAGAATCAGCAATATCTACCTTAAAAAGGTTTCGCAAAAAACCTTGGACACCGTATCGTCTGTAAAAATTGGCAAAGGGGACAAATTATTGCTGATAAAACACAACTCCCCCTATCTTTCAGGGAAACATAAAAAGATATCGCTTCCTGAGGAAACCATCCTGGTGGAAGTTTCCCTTTCGCAGATTATTGATGATCTTAAAAAGGGACAAGCCGTGTTTTTTGATGATGGTGCCATAGAGGCCAAAGTAGTTAGCCTCGATGAGGAAACCGCATCACTGCTGGTAAGAAAATCCCATAAGAAAAAATTGAGGCCAGGAAAAGGCATCAATTTACCGACTACCCATCTCAACCTGCCCTCCCTAACTCCGGAAGATGTACAACTCTTGCCCTTCATAAGTGCCCATGCGGACCTTATGGGCTATTCCTTTGTACGAAATGCCAAAGATGTGGCCATCCTCTATGAGGAATTGGACAAATTGGGGGATATGGATACCGGGGTTGTTTTTAAGATAGAGAACAGGGCTGCGTTCGAGAATTTACCCTCCATACTCTTCAGCGCAATGAAAAGACCAAAAATAGGCGTTATGATCGCTAGGGGCGATTTGGCAGTGGAGATTGGTTTTGAACGTATTTCCGAAGTACAGAACCAAATACTATGGTTATGCGAGGCGGCTCAGATACCCGTCATCTGGGCCACTCAGGTGTTGGATACCATGGCCAAAAAGGGCATGGCTACCAGAGCGGAAATTTCGGATGCCACCATCAGTGCCCAGGCGGAATGTGTAATGCTCAACAAGGGGCCTTTTATAGTGGAGGCCACCAAAACCCTAAAAAATGTACTGGAAAGAATGGAAGCCCATTCCCAAAAATCCAAAAACACACTAAGGGCGCTAAAAGTAGCCAAAACGGGACTTAAGAATATCCATAAAGATTTTCCGATGAAGTAG
- a CDS encoding DUF4861 family protein: MKSLYKLVLFSALAMLSVSCSEKETPTIITVKNVLDQERTTETVELTKDMLKVEDLSSVGIKNKETNTLEIVQTVDNDGDGAMDMILFQPKIPAKGESKFEVVTVTTGENPTAEVLCYSRFVPERTDDYTWENNKVAFRVYGPTAQKMIEDKVPGGTLSSGVDAWLKRVEYPIIDKWYKEELSGQSSYHKDTGEGLDDFHVGASRGVGGIAAKVDSTYYYSKNYTKWRTITTGPLRTSFYLEYAAWDANGQTIKESRVISLDLGQNLSKFNITLEGVDDIYAGLTLHEKDGEVSGNTEKGWVSYWQPHGDSKLGTAILAPTDTFIDFEKYDVETKDLSNAYAHLKVKNKQVSYYAGFGWKKSGQFNSKEEWEHYLNAFSEQIHNPLEVSITP, from the coding sequence ATGAAATCACTTTATAAATTAGTTCTATTTTCCGCATTGGCAATGCTGTCCGTTTCCTGTTCCGAAAAGGAAACACCCACCATTATTACGGTAAAAAATGTTCTGGACCAAGAGAGGACAACGGAGACCGTAGAGCTCACCAAGGATATGTTGAAGGTGGAAGATCTATCCTCTGTTGGCATTAAGAACAAGGAAACCAATACCCTTGAAATTGTCCAAACGGTAGATAATGATGGCGATGGCGCTATGGATATGATCCTTTTTCAACCCAAAATACCGGCGAAAGGGGAAAGTAAGTTTGAAGTAGTTACAGTAACAACGGGAGAAAACCCCACAGCCGAGGTGTTGTGCTATTCCAGGTTTGTTCCAGAACGTACCGATGATTACACTTGGGAAAATAATAAAGTTGCCTTTAGGGTCTATGGACCCACTGCACAGAAAATGATAGAGGACAAGGTTCCCGGCGGCACCTTATCCAGCGGTGTCGATGCCTGGTTAAAACGGGTAGAATACCCCATAATTGACAAATGGTACAAAGAGGAATTAAGTGGCCAAAGTAGTTACCACAAGGATACCGGCGAAGGCTTGGACGATTTTCACGTAGGTGCCAGTCGTGGTGTAGGAGGTATTGCTGCCAAAGTTGACTCTACCTACTACTATTCCAAAAACTATACTAAATGGCGCACCATTACCACCGGCCCATTAAGGACCAGCTTTTATTTGGAATATGCAGCCTGGGACGCTAACGGACAAACCATCAAAGAATCCAGAGTTATAAGCTTGGACCTAGGGCAAAATTTATCCAAATTCAATATAACCTTAGAGGGTGTAGATGATATTTACGCCGGACTCACCCTGCACGAAAAAGACGGCGAAGTTAGCGGGAATACCGAAAAGGGATGGGTAAGCTACTGGCAGCCCCATGGGGATTCGAAATTGGGCACGGCCATCCTTGCCCCTACGGATACTTTTATCGATTTTGAAAAGTACGATGTTGAAACAAAGGACCTAAGCAATGCCTACGCCCATTTGAAAGTTAAAAACAAGCAAGTAAGCTACTACGCAGGCTTTGGATGGAAAAAAAGTGGGCAATTTAATTCCAAAGAGGAATGGGAGCACTATTTAAACGCCTTTTCCGAACAGATCCATAACCCCTTGGAAGTTAGCATAACTCCATAG
- a CDS encoding gluconate 5-dehydrogenase, translated as MSLNLFDLTGKTALITGATHGLGKAMAIGLGNAGATLVINGASSQEKLDNAVAEYKALGLNAHGYLFDVTNEAKVMENISKIEKEVGHIDILVNNAGIIKRIPLEEMEVADFEAVVKVDLVSPFIVSKHVVKGMISRKEGKIINICSMMSELGRNTVGAYAAAKGGLKMLTRNMATEWAKHNIQVNGIGPGYFATAQTAPIRVDGHPFNDFIVGRTPAGKWGDPDDLQGAAIFLSSKASNFVNGQIVYVDGGILATIGKPANEN; from the coding sequence ATGTCATTGAATCTATTTGATTTAACAGGAAAAACAGCCCTGATTACGGGGGCTACACACGGTCTTGGAAAAGCCATGGCCATTGGCCTGGGCAATGCCGGTGCCACCTTGGTAATTAATGGGGCTTCCTCCCAAGAAAAATTGGACAATGCCGTTGCCGAATACAAAGCTTTGGGGCTAAACGCCCATGGCTACCTCTTTGATGTAACCAATGAAGCCAAGGTCATGGAAAATATTTCCAAAATTGAAAAAGAGGTAGGGCATATAGATATATTGGTAAACAATGCCGGGATTATCAAAAGAATTCCCTTGGAGGAAATGGAGGTCGCCGATTTTGAAGCAGTAGTAAAAGTTGATTTGGTGAGTCCGTTTATAGTATCCAAACATGTGGTTAAGGGCATGATTTCCAGAAAGGAAGGCAAGATCATCAACATTTGTTCCATGATGAGCGAATTGGGCAGAAACACCGTAGGCGCATATGCAGCTGCTAAAGGAGGATTAAAAATGCTTACCCGGAACATGGCTACCGAATGGGCCAAACACAATATCCAGGTCAATGGTATTGGACCAGGTTATTTCGCCACTGCACAGACCGCCCCTATAAGGGTAGACGGGCATCCCTTCAATGATTTTATAGTGGGCAGAACCCCTGCAGGTAAATGGGGAGACCCGGATGACCTACAAGGAGCGGCCATATTCCTAAGTTCCAAGGCCAGCAATTTCGTAAACGGACAAATAGTTTATGTGGATGGAGGCATATTGGCCACCATTGGAAAACCAGCCAATGAAAATTAA
- the kduI gene encoding 5-dehydro-4-deoxy-D-glucuronate isomerase, protein MKNNYEVRYACSPKETKALTTEGLRKEFLIQNLMEADTINLVYTHFDRYIVGGAVPLKTPLKLATIDPLKSDYFLERREIGIINVGGAGSVTVNGQKYDLDYKEALYIGKENKEVSFSSDSADKPAKFYLNSTPAHKVFPTKKISRANAEIVEMGSMETANARTIRKLIVNSLVETCQVQMGMTELKPGSVWNTMPAHVHDRRMEVYFYFEVPEEQAVCHFMGQPQETRHIWMANNEAVISPPWSIHSGSGTSNYTFIWGMAGENLDYGDMDHCKIKDLK, encoded by the coding sequence ATGAAAAACAATTACGAGGTTAGATATGCCTGCTCTCCCAAGGAGACCAAAGCATTGACCACAGAAGGACTGAGAAAGGAATTCCTAATCCAAAACTTAATGGAAGCGGATACCATCAATTTGGTATACACCCATTTTGACAGATATATCGTTGGAGGGGCCGTGCCCCTTAAAACCCCTTTAAAACTAGCCACTATAGACCCATTAAAATCGGATTATTTTTTGGAGCGAAGGGAGATCGGCATCATCAATGTCGGGGGAGCTGGTTCTGTAACCGTTAATGGTCAGAAATATGATTTGGACTATAAAGAGGCCCTGTATATTGGCAAGGAAAACAAGGAGGTAAGCTTCAGCAGTGACAGTGCCGATAAGCCTGCCAAATTTTATTTGAATTCCACCCCTGCCCACAAGGTATTCCCTACCAAAAAAATAAGTAGGGCCAATGCAGAGATCGTGGAAATGGGATCTATGGAAACGGCCAATGCCAGAACCATCAGAAAATTGATCGTAAACAGTCTGGTAGAGACCTGTCAGGTTCAGATGGGAATGACAGAATTAAAACCGGGCAGTGTTTGGAATACTATGCCAGCACATGTACACGACAGAAGAATGGAAGTCTATTTCTATTTTGAGGTTCCCGAAGAGCAGGCCGTTTGCCATTTTATGGGTCAACCTCAAGAAACTAGGCATATCTGGATGGCCAACAATGAAGCGGTAATCTCCCCACCGTGGTCCATACACTCCGGATCCGGAACCAGCAATTATACCTTTATCTGGGGAATGGCAGGCGAAAACCTGGATTATGGCGATATGGACCACTGCAAAATAAAAGACTTAAAATAA
- a CDS encoding LacI family DNA-binding transcriptional regulator yields MIKSRYPLFVENKTTIHDIAKALKVDASTVSRALNNSPRVSQKTKDRITAKANELGYQRNLLASNLRKSVTNTIGVIVPRISRHFFSSVISGIEETAYDAGYNVIICQSLEQLKRERKLVETLLANRVDGVLLSVSMETDKFDHLLNMKNNGTPFLFFDRHCEIEGISSVLIDDFQGGFDATEHLILNGCKNIGHFSGPQELAIYRNRTAGYRKALEKYKIPFRPELLIRSSLMENDGAEGAKTLLSLPYKVDGLFSANDIAAIGAMKYFKNEGVKVPDEIAIVGFSNEPVSGIIDPSLTTVDQPGFQIGQIATKLLLDEISKAPNVNTTMAKTTILKSSLIERDSSKK; encoded by the coding sequence TTGATAAAGTCAAGATACCCATTATTTGTGGAAAATAAAACAACTATACACGATATTGCCAAGGCTTTGAAGGTAGATGCCTCTACCGTTTCAAGGGCGTTGAACAATAGCCCAAGGGTGAGCCAGAAGACCAAGGATAGGATAACGGCCAAGGCAAATGAATTGGGCTATCAACGCAATTTACTGGCTTCAAATCTTCGTAAAAGCGTAACCAATACCATTGGGGTAATTGTGCCAAGAATATCCCGTCACTTCTTTTCATCCGTAATTTCGGGTATAGAGGAAACCGCCTATGATGCTGGCTATAATGTAATTATTTGTCAATCCTTGGAACAGTTGAAACGGGAACGCAAACTTGTAGAGACCCTTTTGGCCAATAGGGTAGACGGGGTATTGTTATCCGTATCCATGGAAACGGATAAATTCGACCATTTGTTGAACATGAAGAACAATGGTACCCCATTTCTATTTTTTGACAGGCATTGTGAGATTGAGGGTATCAGCAGTGTACTGATCGATGACTTTCAAGGTGGGTTCGATGCCACGGAGCATTTAATTTTAAACGGATGCAAAAATATAGGGCATTTTTCGGGGCCCCAAGAATTGGCCATTTACAGGAATAGGACTGCTGGGTATAGAAAGGCCTTGGAAAAATATAAAATTCCATTTAGACCGGAACTGCTAATACGTTCCAGTCTCATGGAAAATGATGGGGCAGAAGGAGCAAAAACCTTACTTTCCTTGCCCTACAAGGTAGATGGGTTGTTTTCTGCCAATGATATTGCTGCCATAGGTGCCATGAAATATTTTAAGAATGAAGGCGTAAAAGTACCGGATGAGATAGCTATTGTAGGGTTCAGTAACGAGCCCGTTTCCGGGATAATAGATCCCTCCTTGACCACTGTTGATCAGCCGGGTTTTCAAATTGGGCAAATAGCCACAAAGTTATTGTTGGATGAAATAAGCAAGGCACCCAATGTCAATACCACCATGGCCAAAACAACAATTTTAAAGTCTTCTTTAATTGAACGTGATTCCTCAAAAAAATAA
- a CDS encoding glycoside hydrolase family protein produces MKLILVSFLICLASCKSLTKNKNSVVDNMAVANIVSFDLESEINNCEAQLNKSVPKLTDLTKHPRLIETNATEWKEIPNGRLVWTSGFYPGILWYMYDLTKDDKWKREAIKRTEVFESFKTINEHHDIGFMMFPAYGNGYLFGDKMEYKDVLLTSAKSLASRYNPKVGTIRSWSNKMHPRWQQHITIIDNMLNLELLFWASKIGGDQNYYDIAVKHAETTMANHFRPDYTSWHVIEYDSISGDVLNRHTKQGYADDSRWSRGQAWGIYGYTMVYRETGDKKFLDFAVKLTDKYLELLPEDYIPHWDFDVPNKEKEERDASAAAVVASGLLELSTLVEDRNKQQQYYDAALRMLESLSSDEYSGVGKADSFLLHSTGAKSLGHEIDVALIYADYYYIEALARLKRMGQSN; encoded by the coding sequence ATGAAACTAATTCTCGTCTCTTTTCTTATCTGTTTGGCAAGCTGCAAAAGTTTAACAAAGAACAAAAATTCTGTAGTCGATAATATGGCCGTGGCCAATATAGTTTCCTTTGACCTTGAAAGTGAAATTAATAACTGTGAAGCACAATTAAACAAATCGGTCCCCAAGCTTACGGATCTCACCAAACACCCAAGATTGATCGAAACCAATGCAACCGAATGGAAGGAAATTCCCAACGGTCGATTGGTCTGGACCTCCGGATTTTATCCAGGAATCCTATGGTATATGTACGACCTTACCAAGGACGATAAATGGAAAAGGGAAGCCATAAAAAGAACGGAGGTCTTTGAGAGTTTTAAAACGATTAACGAACATCATGATATTGGGTTTATGATGTTTCCGGCCTATGGTAATGGCTATTTGTTTGGAGACAAAATGGAGTATAAGGACGTTCTTCTAACTTCTGCCAAATCCTTGGCCAGCAGGTATAATCCAAAGGTGGGAACTATTAGGTCCTGGTCCAATAAAATGCACCCGCGTTGGCAACAGCATATTACCATAATCGACAATATGTTGAATTTGGAGCTTTTGTTCTGGGCATCCAAAATTGGGGGCGATCAAAATTATTATGATATTGCCGTAAAACATGCAGAAACCACTATGGCCAATCATTTTAGGCCAGATTACACTTCATGGCATGTTATTGAATATGACAGTATCTCGGGAGATGTACTTAACAGGCATACCAAACAAGGCTACGCCGATGATAGTAGATGGTCCCGCGGACAGGCATGGGGGATATATGGTTACACCATGGTGTACAGGGAGACGGGAGATAAAAAATTCTTGGATTTTGCCGTAAAACTCACGGATAAATATCTGGAGCTACTTCCTGAGGATTATATTCCCCATTGGGATTTTGATGTGCCCAATAAAGAAAAAGAGGAGAGGGATGCCTCTGCAGCAGCTGTTGTGGCTTCCGGTCTTTTGGAGTTAAGTACTTTGGTGGAGGATAGAAACAAACAGCAACAATATTACGATGCAGCCCTGCGGATGCTGGAATCTTTAAGTTCCGATGAATATTCAGGAGTAGGGAAGGCCGATTCCTTTTTATTGCATTCAACTGGAGCTAAATCCTTGGGACATGAAATTGATGTGGCCCTGATCTATGCAGATTACTATTATATTGAGGCTTTAGCCAGACTAAAGAGAATGGGGCAGTCCAATTAA
- a CDS encoding YpdA family putative bacillithiol disulfide reductase, translating to MKIWDIVIVGGGPIGIACGLEAQKKGLSYIILEKGCIVNSLYNYPLNMQFFSSSEKLEIDEIPFISIEAKPKRNEALEYYRRIVTSNHLNISLFEKVNSISKIDGHFNIVSDKNTYTSTNVIIATGFYDIPNRMNVPGEDLKKVSHYYKDPHFYSSQKVAVIGASNSAIDAALECYRKGADVSLIIRGPEVGQRVKYWVRPDIINRIEEGSIKVFYNSTVKEIKEDEIILNSPSGTTSLKNDYVLALTGYMPNFEFLEKIGIQLSDDEKRLPQYDPETMETNIDNLYLAGVICGGMETHKWFIENSRIHAHMIMDDIVKKNKSVNSYQDK from the coding sequence ATGAAGATTTGGGATATAGTAATTGTTGGAGGAGGGCCTATAGGTATTGCCTGTGGCTTGGAAGCCCAAAAAAAGGGATTGTCCTATATAATTCTTGAAAAGGGATGTATTGTTAATTCGCTCTATAATTATCCCTTGAACATGCAGTTCTTTTCATCTTCCGAAAAATTGGAAATCGATGAAATTCCTTTTATTAGCATAGAGGCGAAACCTAAAAGAAATGAGGCACTGGAATATTATAGACGTATAGTGACCTCCAATCATTTGAATATTTCCCTTTTTGAAAAAGTAAACTCCATTTCAAAAATTGATGGGCACTTCAACATTGTCTCCGATAAGAATACCTATACCTCCACCAATGTAATCATTGCCACAGGATTCTACGATATTCCGAACAGAATGAACGTACCCGGAGAAGATTTAAAAAAAGTCTCCCATTACTACAAGGACCCCCACTTTTACTCCAGTCAGAAAGTAGCGGTCATTGGGGCCAGTAATTCGGCCATAGACGCTGCTTTGGAATGTTATAGAAAAGGGGCCGATGTATCCTTGATCATTAGGGGGCCGGAAGTTGGCCAACGTGTAAAATATTGGGTAAGGCCCGATATTATAAATAGAATTGAGGAAGGCAGCATAAAAGTCTTTTACAATAGTACAGTTAAGGAAATTAAGGAAGATGAAATTATCCTTAATTCTCCCTCTGGAACCACAAGCTTAAAGAATGATTATGTACTTGCCCTGACCGGGTACATGCCCAATTTTGAATTCTTGGAAAAAATAGGCATCCAATTGTCCGATGACGAGAAAAGACTTCCCCAGTACGATCCTGAAACCATGGAAACCAATATTGATAATTTATATTTGGCCGGAGTAATTTGCGGCGGAATGGAAACCCATAAATGGTTTATAGAAAACTCTAGGATACATGCCCATATGATCATGGACGATATTGTAAAGAAAAACAAATCCGTCAATTCCTATCAGGACAAGTAA